The proteins below are encoded in one region of Scyliorhinus torazame isolate Kashiwa2021f chromosome 16, sScyTor2.1, whole genome shotgun sequence:
- the hes2.1 gene encoding transcription factor HES-2.1, translating into MSPHLYESSTTEHGQYSAHLNKRKKREASELRKTQKPLMEKRRRARINDSLNQLKTLILPLIGKDSPRYSKLEKADILEMTVRFLQDLPQTPLYDRLDSYRDGYRACLLQLSNLLPSSKLMGTEGCDRLTDYLRRCMPLVSHYPYSARSPPGAEVSPREGPRSLVRSNATGCPAFQRPSVPSVSPRLNQQVLPVPQQNCIWRPW; encoded by the exons ATGTCTCCCCATCTCTACGAATCGAGCACTACAGAGCACGGACAGTACTCTGCACACCTGAACAAACGTAAAAAGAGAGAAGCCAGCGAATTAAGAAAG ACTCAGAAACCTCTGATGGAGAAGCGGAGACGCGCGCGGATCAATGACAGTCTGAACCAGTTAAAGACTCTGATCTTGCCCCTCATTGGAAAAGAT AGTCCACGTTATTCCAAACTGGAAAAAGCTGATATTCTGGAAATGACTGTTCGGTTTCTGCAGGATTTGCCCCAAACTCCATTGTATG ATCGCCTGGATAGCTATCGGGACGGTTACCGCGCCTGCCTCCTTCAGCTGAGCAACCTCCTCCCGTCTTCAAAGCTCATGGGAACGGAAGGGTGCGATCGTCTGACAGACTACCTGAGGAGGTGCATGCCTTTAGTGTCCCATTACCCTTACTCTGCCAGGAGCCCGCCCGGCGCAGAGGTATCGCCGCGGGAGGGACCCCGGAGCTTGGTTCGATCCAACGCAACTGGGTGCCCAGCGTTTCAGCGACCGTCAGTACCCAGTGTCAGCCCTCGCCTCAACCAGCAAGTCCTCCCAGTCCCCCAGCAGAACTGTATCTGGAGGCCCTGGTAG